Proteins from one Ricinus communis isolate WT05 ecotype wild-type chromosome 9, ASM1957865v1, whole genome shotgun sequence genomic window:
- the LOC8280621 gene encoding eEF1A lysine and N-terminal methyltransferase, with protein MGKRDKQQSQPSSNDLLETLGDFTSKENWDKFFTIRGADDSFEWYAEWPQLRQPLLSLFANDDSPVQILVPGCGNSRLSENLYDLGFKDITNIDFSKVVISDMLRRNVRDRPGMRWRVMDMTDMQFADETFDVVLDKGGLDALMEPELGPKLGTKYLSEVQRVLKFGGKFICLTLAESHVLGLLFSKFRFGWKLNIHAIPWNLASKPSLRTFMVAAEKGNLSDLHLIMSSFDHYTVGCSGNQAASLHEALENENRIRKEYSSGSDILYSLEDLRLGAKGDLTKLSQGRRIQLTLGGQGGSRFTYKAVLLDAKENSAPFSFHCGIFIVPKTRAHEWLFCSEEGQWMVVESSQAARLIMVILDSSHTSSTMDDIQKDLSPLVKQLAPGEGDNGAQIPFMMAGDGIKQRNVVHEVTSSLTGSIIVEDVVYEDVDDDVSCLLPSKDLIFRRLVFQRTEGLVQSEGLLKRDEFCNKISGIDKKKKTSSSKSKKRGNKKQNDESSNQLKVYHDYLASSYHTGIISGFMLISSYLESVESAGNTVNTVVVGLGAGLLPMFLHGCLPFLHLEVVELDPVVLALAKDYFGFIEDKHLKVHITDGIRFVREVKNYAPADRNEVASGSSKPCQNHAEGSSSPGIDVLIIDVDSSDSSSGMTCPAADFVEESFLLTVKDSLSEKGLFVVNLVSRSSAIKDMVISRMKTVFSHLFSLQLEEDVNMVLFGLCSESCMKEDSFPEAALQLEKLLKFKHPEIGQKVIDTTKKIKCLK; from the exons ATGGGAAAAAGAGACAAACAACAATCACAACCATCGTCCAACGACCTTCTTGAAACCCTAGGTGACTTCACAAGTAAAGAAAACTGGGACAAATTTTTCACTATTCGTGGCGCCGATGACTCCTTCGAATGGTACGCAGAGTGGCCTCAGCTCCGACAACCTCTTCTCTCCCTTTTCGCCAATGACGATTCTCCGGTGCAAATTCTGGTGCCTGGTTGCGGAAATTCGAGATTATCGGAGAATTTGTACGATTTAGGGTTTAAGGATATTACGAATATTGATTTCTCGAAAGTTGTGATTTCTGATATGTTGAGAAGGAATGTTAGAGACCGGCCTGGTATGCGGTGGCGTGTTATGGACATGACTGACATGCAG TTTGCAGATGAGACATTCGATGTTGTTCTTGATAAAGGTGGATTGGATGCTTTAATGGAGCCAGAACTTGGGCCTAAATTAGGGACCAAATATTTATCTGAG GTGCAAAGAGTTCTGAAATTTGGCGGGAAATTCATTTGTCTAACACTAGCTGAATCTCATGTTCTAG GTTTGCTTTTCTCTAAGTTTCGCTTTGGGTGGAAATTGAATATTCATGCTATTCCTTGGAACCTGGCTAGCAAGCCTAGCCTTCGTACTTTTATGGTGGCTGCTGAGAAAGGAAATTTGAGTGATTTGCACCTCATAATGTCATCCTTCGATCATTATACTGTCGGTTGCAGTGGAAACCAG GCCGCCAGTCTGCATGAAGCTCTTGAAAATGAGAATCGGATTCGTAAAGAATATTCCAGTGGTTCTGATATATTGTACTCTCTTGAAGATCTGCGATTAGGAGCTAAAGGGGACTTGACAAAGCTTAGCCAAGGTCGTCGGATTCAGCTTACTTTGGGTGGGCAAGGAGGCTCTCGTTTCACTTACAAAGCTGTGCTTCTTGATGCAAAGGAAAATTCTGCCCCATTCTCATTTCATTGTGGCATTTTCATTGTGCCTAAG ACCCGAGCTCATGAATGGCTGTTCTGTTCGGAAGAAGGACAATGGATGGTTGTTGAAAGCTCACAAGCAGCTCGCCTAATTATG GTTATACTGGACAGCAGTCACACTAGTTCTACGATGGATGATATTCAG AAGGATTTATCTCCTCTGGTTAAACAGTTGGCACCTGGGGAAGGTGACAATGGAGCACAGATACC TTTCATGATGGCAGGTGATGGGATCAAACAAAGAAATGTTGTCCACGAG GTTACATCTTCATTAACTGGTTCAATTATTGTTGAAGATGTGGTTTATgaagatgttgatgatgatgtcAGTTGCCTTTTGCCATCCAAAGATTTGATATTCCGGCGCCTTGTCTTTCAACGAACTGAGGGCTTGGTGCAATCTGAAGGTCTTCTTAAAAGGGATGAATTCTGCAACAAAATATCCGGAAtagacaagaagaaaaagaccTCATCTtccaaatccaagaaaaggggaaataaaaaacaaaatgatg aaTCAAGCAACCAGCTGAAGGTTTATCATGACTATTTGGCTAGTTCTTATCATACAGGGATCATTTCTGGCTTTATGTTGATTTCTTCTTATTTGGAAAGTGTGGAATCGGCTGGGAATACA GTTAACACAGTTGTAGTAGGTCTTGGAGCTGGTTTGCTTCCTATGTTTCTCCATGGATGTTTGCCTTTCTTGCACCTTGAG GTGGTGGAGTTAGATCCTGTGGTACTTGCTCTTGCAAAGGACTACTTTGGTTTTATTGAAGACAAACACTTGAAG GTGCATATTACTGATGGGATTAGGTTTGTTAGAGAGGTGAAAAATTATGCACCAGCTGATAGAAATGAGGTTGCTTCTGGCAGTTCGAAGCCTTGTCAAAACCATGCAGAGGGCAGCAGTAGTCCAGGGATTGATGTACTTATAATTGATGTGGACTCTTCAGACTCAAG CTCTGGAATGACTTGCCCAGCTGCAGATTTTGTGGAAGAGTCTTTCCTTCTGACTGTAAAAGATTCTCTTTCTGAGAAAGGTCTCTTTGTTGTAAATTTGGTGTCGAGGTCCTCAGCTATTAAAGATATGGTTATTTCAAGGATGAAAACG GTCTTCAGTCACCTCTTCAGCCTTCAGCTTGAGGAAGATGTCAATATGGTCCTTTTTGGTCTCTGTTCAGAATCTTGTATGAAGGAGGATTCCTTCCCTGAGGCTGCCCTCCAGCTTgagaaattattgaaattcaAGCACCCAGAAATAGGCCAAAAAGTTATAGATACCACAAAGAAGATCAAGTGTCTGAAATGA
- the LOC8280623 gene encoding probable sucrose-phosphate synthase 3 isoform X2, with amino-acid sequence MRLICTGHGLRWLPPVIPVSVAPGLRICAGVFGTSLARRSRLANRRWEREQGRRDATEDMSEDLSEGEKGDGVGELVQSETPRKKFQRNYSNLEVWSDDKKEKKLYIVLISLHGLVRGENMELGRDSDTGGQVKYVVELARALARMPGVYRVDLFTRQISSPEVDWSYGEPTEMLTAGAEDSDGNEVGESSGAYIVRIPFGPRDKYLRKELLWPHIQEFVDGALAHILNMSKVLGEQIGGGGPVWPYVIHGHYADAGDSAALLSGALNVPMVLTGHSLGRNKLEQLLKQGRQSTEDINSTYKIMRRIEGEELSLDAAELVITSTKQEIEEQWGLYDGFDVKLEKVLRARARRGVNCHGRFMPRMVVIPPGMDFSNVVVQEDAPEIDGELSSLIGGTDGSSPKAIPAIWSDVMRFLTNPHKPMILALSRPDPKKNITTLLKAFGECRPLRELANLTLIMGNRDDIDEMTGGNASVLTTVLKLIDKYDLYGLVAYPKHHKQYEVPDIYRLAAKTKGVFINPALVEPFGLTLIEAAAHGLPMVATKNGGPVDINRALNNGLLVDPHDQHAIADALLKLVSEKNLWHECRKNGWKNIHLFSWPEHCRTYLTRVAACRMRHPQWQLDTPGDEMASEESSLNDSLKDVQDMSLRLSIDGDKSSFNGSLDYSAAATGDPELQDQVKQVLSRIKKPESGPKDAEGGKPETGTNKYPMLRRRRRLIVMALDCYGTEGDPEKKMIQIVQDVIRAVRSDSLFAKISGLALSTAMPLSETVDFLTSAKIQVNEFDALICSSGSELYYPGTYTEENGKLLPDTDYATHIDYRWGCEGLKKTVWKLMNMTEAGEQTKETSHIQEDAKSSNAHCITYRIKDGSKVMKVHDLRQKLRMRGLRCHPMYCRSSTRVQVIPLLASRAQALRYIFVRWRLNVANMYVILGETGDTDYEEMISGAHKTIIMKDVVKKGSEELLRAMDLKDDFVPKESPSVAHLSGDASANEIANALKQVSKPSS; translated from the exons ATGAGACTGATTTGCACAGGACATGGATTAAGGTGGTTGCCACCCGTAATACCCGTGAGCGTAGCTCCAGGCTTGAGAATATGTGCTGGCGTATTTGGCACCTCACTCGCAAGAAGAAGCAG GTTGGCGAATCGAAGATGGGAACGGGAACAAGGACGCAGGGATGCAACAGAAGACATGTCCGAGGATTTGTCAGAGGGAGAGAAAGGGGATGGTGTGGGAGAGCTGGTGCAAAGTGAGACCCCAAGGAAAAAATTCCAGAGAAACTATTCAAACCTGGAAGTCTGGTCGGATgacaagaaggaaaagaaactcTACATTGTCCTTATAAG TTTACATGGTTTAGTCCGTGGAGAAAATATGGAGCTTGGTCGAGATTCTGACACCGGTGGACAG GTCAAATATGTGGTAGAACTTGCTCGAGCACTTGCTAGAATGCCTGGGGTTTACAGGGTAGATCTTTTCACTCGCCAAATTTCCTCACCTGAAGTTGACTGGAGCTATGGTGAGCCAACAGAGATGCTAACTGCAGGAGCTGAAGATTCTGATGGCAATGAAGTTGGTGAGAGCAGTGGAGCCTATATtgttaggattccttttgGTCCGCGTGATAAGTACCTCCGGAAAGAATTACTTTGGCCTCATATTCAGGAATTTGTAGATGGAGCTCTTGCTCACATTCTTAATATGTCAAAAGTTTTGGGGGAACAGATTGGAGGCGGTGGCCCTGTATGGCCATATGTTATTCATGGCCATTATGCTGATGCAGGTGATAGTGCTGCTCTTTTATCAGGTGCTTTAAATGTGCCAATGGTATTGACGGGGCACTCGCTTGGAAGAAACAAGCTTGAACAGCTTCTGAAGCAGGGACGACAATCAACAGAAGACATCAATTCAACATATAAGATTATGAGGAGGATAGAAGGAGAAGAGCTTTCACTTGATGCTGCTGAACTCGTGATCACAAGTACCAAACAGGAGATTGAAGAGCAGTGGGGACTTTATGATGGGTTCGATGTCAAGCTTGAGAAAGTCTTACGTGCTCGTGCTAGACGTGGTGTCAATTGCCATGGCCGTTTCATGCCAAGGATGGTG GTTATTCCTCCTGGTATGGACTTCAGCAACGTTGTGGTTCAAGAAGATGCCCCTGAAATTGACGGAGAACTTTCATCTCTTATTGGTGGTACTGATGGGTCTTCCCCAAAAGCAATCCCGGCAATATGGTCTGAC GTCATGCGGTTCCTTACTAATCCCCACAAACCAATGATTTTGGCCTTGTCGAGGCCTGACCCAAAGAAGAATATTACCACTTTATTGAAAGCCTTTGGGGAGTGCCGTCCATTAAGGGAGCTAGCCAATCTC ACACTTATAATGGGAAACAGGGACGATATAGATGAGATGACTGGTGGAAATGCAAGTGTTCTCACAACAGTATTGAAATTGATTGACAAATATGATCTTTATGGCCTAGTGGCCTACCCTAAGCATCACAAGCAATATGAAGTTCCAGATATATATCGTCTCGCAGCAAAAACAAAG GGAGTCTTCATAAATCCAGCATTGGTTGAGCCTTTTGGGCTTACCTTGATTGAG GCTGCAGCTCACGGGCTTCCTATGGTGGCAACTAAAAATGGTGGACCAGTTGACATCAATCGG GCGCTGAATAATGGTCTGCTTGTAGATCCTCACGATCAGCACGCTATTGCTGATGCATTGCttaagttggtatcagagaaGAACCTATGGCATGAATGCAGGAAGAACGGGTGGAAGAATATACATCTTTTCTCATGGCCTGAACACTGCCGCACTTACTTGACTAGGGTAGCAGCATGTCGGATGAGGCACCCACAATGGCAACTTGATACCCCAGGAGATGAGATGGCCTCTGAAGAGTCATCTCTCAATGATTCCTTAAAGGATGTGCAAGATATGTCCCTTAGGCTCTCAATTGATGGCGACAAATCTTCATTTAATGGATCTCTTGACTATTCAGCTGCAGCTACAGGGGACCCTGAGTTGCAAGATCAAGTAAAACAGGTTCTGAGCAGGATAAAGAAACCAGAATCTGGCCCAAAAGATGCCGAAGGTGGAAAGCCTGAGACTGGTACGAACAAGTATCCCATGTTGAGGAGGCGACGCAGATTGATTGTCATGGCTCTAGACTGCTATGGTACTGAAGGGGATCCTGAGAAGAAGATGATTCAGATTGTGCAAGATGTAATTAGGGCTGTTCGGTCAGACTCACTGTTTGCAAAAATATCAGGGCTTGCTTTATCTACAGCTATGCCATTGTCAGAAACAGTAGATTTCTTGACATCAGCAAAGATTCAAGTAAATGAATTTGATGCATTAATTTGCAGCAGTGGGAGTGAGTTATATTATCCTGGAACTTACACCgaagaaaatggaaaactTTTACCTGATACAGATTACGCAACACATATAGACTACCGTTGGGGTTGTGAAGGTCTGAAAAAAACCGTTTGGAAGCTTATGAACATGACTGAAGCTGGTGAACAGACTAAAGAAACCAGCCACATCCAGGAGGATGCAAAATCAAGCAATGCCCATTGCATTACGTACCGGATAAAGGATGGCAGTAAG GTAATGAAAGTGCATGATTTGAGGCAGAAGCTTAGGATGCGGGGTCTCCGTTGCCATCCAATGTATTGCAGGAGCTCAACAAGGGTGCAAGTTATACCTCTCCTGGCATCTCGAGCACAGGCACTCAG ATACATTTTCGTTCGATGGAGATTGAATGTTGCAAACATGTACGTAATTCTTGGCGAAACCGGAGATACTGATTATGAAGAAATGATATCCGGGGCTCACAAGACCATAATCATGAAAGATGTTGTGAAAAAAGGTTCTGAAGAATTGCTGAGAGCCATGGACTTAAAAGATGACTTTGTTCCAAAAGAAAGTCCCTCGGTTGCCCACTTAAGTGGAGACGCATCAGCCAACGAGATCGCCAATGCCCTGAAGCAAGTCTCAAAACCTTCATCCTGA
- the LOC8280623 gene encoding probable sucrose-phosphate synthase 3 isoform X1: protein MAGNEWINGYLEAILDSGAGAIEEQKPVQPVDLKDRGHFNPTKYFVEEVVTGVDETDLHRTWIKVVATRNTRERSSRLENMCWRIWHLTRKKKQLELGELQRLANRRWEREQGRRDATEDMSEDLSEGEKGDGVGELVQSETPRKKFQRNYSNLEVWSDDKKEKKLYIVLISLHGLVRGENMELGRDSDTGGQVKYVVELARALARMPGVYRVDLFTRQISSPEVDWSYGEPTEMLTAGAEDSDGNEVGESSGAYIVRIPFGPRDKYLRKELLWPHIQEFVDGALAHILNMSKVLGEQIGGGGPVWPYVIHGHYADAGDSAALLSGALNVPMVLTGHSLGRNKLEQLLKQGRQSTEDINSTYKIMRRIEGEELSLDAAELVITSTKQEIEEQWGLYDGFDVKLEKVLRARARRGVNCHGRFMPRMVVIPPGMDFSNVVVQEDAPEIDGELSSLIGGTDGSSPKAIPAIWSDVMRFLTNPHKPMILALSRPDPKKNITTLLKAFGECRPLRELANLTLIMGNRDDIDEMTGGNASVLTTVLKLIDKYDLYGLVAYPKHHKQYEVPDIYRLAAKTKGVFINPALVEPFGLTLIEAAAHGLPMVATKNGGPVDINRALNNGLLVDPHDQHAIADALLKLVSEKNLWHECRKNGWKNIHLFSWPEHCRTYLTRVAACRMRHPQWQLDTPGDEMASEESSLNDSLKDVQDMSLRLSIDGDKSSFNGSLDYSAAATGDPELQDQVKQVLSRIKKPESGPKDAEGGKPETGTNKYPMLRRRRRLIVMALDCYGTEGDPEKKMIQIVQDVIRAVRSDSLFAKISGLALSTAMPLSETVDFLTSAKIQVNEFDALICSSGSELYYPGTYTEENGKLLPDTDYATHIDYRWGCEGLKKTVWKLMNMTEAGEQTKETSHIQEDAKSSNAHCITYRIKDGSKVMKVHDLRQKLRMRGLRCHPMYCRSSTRVQVIPLLASRAQALRYIFVRWRLNVANMYVILGETGDTDYEEMISGAHKTIIMKDVVKKGSEELLRAMDLKDDFVPKESPSVAHLSGDASANEIANALKQVSKPSS, encoded by the exons ATGGCGGGAAACGAGTGGATAAATGGGTACTTGGAGGCGATATTGGATAGTGGAGCTGGTGCCATTGAAGAGCAGAAACCTGTTCAGCCGGTTGATTTGAAAGATAGAGGGCATTTTAATCCAACTAAGTATTTTGTTGAAGAGGTGGTCACTGGTGTTGATGAGACTGATTTGCACAGGACATGGATTAAGGTGGTTGCCACCCGTAATACCCGTGAGCGTAGCTCCAGGCTTGAGAATATGTGCTGGCGTATTTGGCACCTCACTCGCAAGAAGAAGCAG CTGGAATTGGGGGAATTACAAAGGTTGGCGAATCGAAGATGGGAACGGGAACAAGGACGCAGGGATGCAACAGAAGACATGTCCGAGGATTTGTCAGAGGGAGAGAAAGGGGATGGTGTGGGAGAGCTGGTGCAAAGTGAGACCCCAAGGAAAAAATTCCAGAGAAACTATTCAAACCTGGAAGTCTGGTCGGATgacaagaaggaaaagaaactcTACATTGTCCTTATAAG TTTACATGGTTTAGTCCGTGGAGAAAATATGGAGCTTGGTCGAGATTCTGACACCGGTGGACAG GTCAAATATGTGGTAGAACTTGCTCGAGCACTTGCTAGAATGCCTGGGGTTTACAGGGTAGATCTTTTCACTCGCCAAATTTCCTCACCTGAAGTTGACTGGAGCTATGGTGAGCCAACAGAGATGCTAACTGCAGGAGCTGAAGATTCTGATGGCAATGAAGTTGGTGAGAGCAGTGGAGCCTATATtgttaggattccttttgGTCCGCGTGATAAGTACCTCCGGAAAGAATTACTTTGGCCTCATATTCAGGAATTTGTAGATGGAGCTCTTGCTCACATTCTTAATATGTCAAAAGTTTTGGGGGAACAGATTGGAGGCGGTGGCCCTGTATGGCCATATGTTATTCATGGCCATTATGCTGATGCAGGTGATAGTGCTGCTCTTTTATCAGGTGCTTTAAATGTGCCAATGGTATTGACGGGGCACTCGCTTGGAAGAAACAAGCTTGAACAGCTTCTGAAGCAGGGACGACAATCAACAGAAGACATCAATTCAACATATAAGATTATGAGGAGGATAGAAGGAGAAGAGCTTTCACTTGATGCTGCTGAACTCGTGATCACAAGTACCAAACAGGAGATTGAAGAGCAGTGGGGACTTTATGATGGGTTCGATGTCAAGCTTGAGAAAGTCTTACGTGCTCGTGCTAGACGTGGTGTCAATTGCCATGGCCGTTTCATGCCAAGGATGGTG GTTATTCCTCCTGGTATGGACTTCAGCAACGTTGTGGTTCAAGAAGATGCCCCTGAAATTGACGGAGAACTTTCATCTCTTATTGGTGGTACTGATGGGTCTTCCCCAAAAGCAATCCCGGCAATATGGTCTGAC GTCATGCGGTTCCTTACTAATCCCCACAAACCAATGATTTTGGCCTTGTCGAGGCCTGACCCAAAGAAGAATATTACCACTTTATTGAAAGCCTTTGGGGAGTGCCGTCCATTAAGGGAGCTAGCCAATCTC ACACTTATAATGGGAAACAGGGACGATATAGATGAGATGACTGGTGGAAATGCAAGTGTTCTCACAACAGTATTGAAATTGATTGACAAATATGATCTTTATGGCCTAGTGGCCTACCCTAAGCATCACAAGCAATATGAAGTTCCAGATATATATCGTCTCGCAGCAAAAACAAAG GGAGTCTTCATAAATCCAGCATTGGTTGAGCCTTTTGGGCTTACCTTGATTGAG GCTGCAGCTCACGGGCTTCCTATGGTGGCAACTAAAAATGGTGGACCAGTTGACATCAATCGG GCGCTGAATAATGGTCTGCTTGTAGATCCTCACGATCAGCACGCTATTGCTGATGCATTGCttaagttggtatcagagaaGAACCTATGGCATGAATGCAGGAAGAACGGGTGGAAGAATATACATCTTTTCTCATGGCCTGAACACTGCCGCACTTACTTGACTAGGGTAGCAGCATGTCGGATGAGGCACCCACAATGGCAACTTGATACCCCAGGAGATGAGATGGCCTCTGAAGAGTCATCTCTCAATGATTCCTTAAAGGATGTGCAAGATATGTCCCTTAGGCTCTCAATTGATGGCGACAAATCTTCATTTAATGGATCTCTTGACTATTCAGCTGCAGCTACAGGGGACCCTGAGTTGCAAGATCAAGTAAAACAGGTTCTGAGCAGGATAAAGAAACCAGAATCTGGCCCAAAAGATGCCGAAGGTGGAAAGCCTGAGACTGGTACGAACAAGTATCCCATGTTGAGGAGGCGACGCAGATTGATTGTCATGGCTCTAGACTGCTATGGTACTGAAGGGGATCCTGAGAAGAAGATGATTCAGATTGTGCAAGATGTAATTAGGGCTGTTCGGTCAGACTCACTGTTTGCAAAAATATCAGGGCTTGCTTTATCTACAGCTATGCCATTGTCAGAAACAGTAGATTTCTTGACATCAGCAAAGATTCAAGTAAATGAATTTGATGCATTAATTTGCAGCAGTGGGAGTGAGTTATATTATCCTGGAACTTACACCgaagaaaatggaaaactTTTACCTGATACAGATTACGCAACACATATAGACTACCGTTGGGGTTGTGAAGGTCTGAAAAAAACCGTTTGGAAGCTTATGAACATGACTGAAGCTGGTGAACAGACTAAAGAAACCAGCCACATCCAGGAGGATGCAAAATCAAGCAATGCCCATTGCATTACGTACCGGATAAAGGATGGCAGTAAG GTAATGAAAGTGCATGATTTGAGGCAGAAGCTTAGGATGCGGGGTCTCCGTTGCCATCCAATGTATTGCAGGAGCTCAACAAGGGTGCAAGTTATACCTCTCCTGGCATCTCGAGCACAGGCACTCAG ATACATTTTCGTTCGATGGAGATTGAATGTTGCAAACATGTACGTAATTCTTGGCGAAACCGGAGATACTGATTATGAAGAAATGATATCCGGGGCTCACAAGACCATAATCATGAAAGATGTTGTGAAAAAAGGTTCTGAAGAATTGCTGAGAGCCATGGACTTAAAAGATGACTTTGTTCCAAAAGAAAGTCCCTCGGTTGCCCACTTAAGTGGAGACGCATCAGCCAACGAGATCGCCAATGCCCTGAAGCAAGTCTCAAAACCTTCATCCTGA